One Thermofilum sp. genomic window carries:
- a CDS encoding UbiD family decarboxylase: MSFPSFREAFQRLEALGKVLRVDEEVSADFEAPLLVREVSRRVGKAVLLTRVRGKEASLVSGIYFGKSPRDLGLGSLEELCQRYSSWVSLFDKLPMDASDRLTVLASVSWIAERFPRVVQFPSSEYEVKQGYDLDLTSFPAIRHSPREEAPSVVNPVIVIRLPQLKNFIAVSHPVEVVDEKTMLIAAPARSPLHDVLSEAAATRSRVSAEVVIGAPPPAQLASAIEWVVPADTFTFMGVLAGSPAILAKTEEELPVLLGSEVVLLGEIEPGDSRPGGRLLQEDGYLAEEVALPVFKPRKALIRRKALFYTSIVSRVFSDTVQISKWRDKLLLVYLQRLSPVVKDVRVLPETAFRAIAVAVKRSSTRDLLRLGMHILSMRVSSRLNTVIFVDEDVDVDSPASVLSSIIRYADPERGVYRLSHSQGKESPQEEAEVIIFATSFSGEHLAERPEDEVVRRVENLIKRLLSESRVEKI, from the coding sequence TTGTCCTTCCCGTCCTTCCGGGAAGCTTTCCAGAGGTTAGAAGCTCTCGGGAAAGTGCTGAGAGTAGATGAGGAGGTATCTGCCGACTTCGAAGCACCGCTACTCGTGCGCGAGGTTTCTCGCAGAGTAGGTAAGGCGGTCCTGCTCACCCGCGTTCGGGGGAAGGAGGCGTCTCTCGTTTCAGGCATCTACTTCGGCAAATCGCCTAGGGACTTGGGTCTCGGCAGCTTGGAAGAACTGTGCCAGAGGTATTCATCCTGGGTCTCACTCTTCGACAAGTTGCCCATGGACGCATCCGATAGGCTGACAGTCTTAGCATCGGTTTCCTGGATTGCTGAGCGTTTTCCCAGGGTTGTGCAGTTTCCCTCAAGCGAGTACGAGGTAAAGCAAGGTTACGACCTAGATCTAACGAGTTTTCCGGCGATCAGGCATTCTCCTAGAGAGGAGGCCCCCTCAGTAGTCAACCCGGTTATCGTGATAAGGCTGCCGCAGCTGAAGAACTTCATAGCTGTTTCCCACCCTGTTGAAGTAGTGGACGAGAAAACCATGCTCATTGCCGCACCTGCGAGATCGCCTCTGCATGACGTTCTGAGCGAAGCTGCCGCTACCCGAAGCCGAGTCAGCGCCGAAGTAGTCATCGGCGCGCCACCTCCCGCGCAGCTTGCCTCTGCGATTGAGTGGGTGGTACCGGCCGACACATTTACTTTCATGGGTGTTCTCGCGGGTTCCCCAGCAATTCTCGCGAAAACTGAGGAAGAACTCCCTGTTCTTCTAGGATCGGAGGTCGTGCTTCTCGGCGAGATCGAGCCCGGGGATAGCAGACCGGGAGGCAGGCTTCTCCAGGAGGACGGCTACCTGGCTGAGGAGGTTGCACTGCCTGTTTTCAAGCCGAGAAAAGCGTTGATACGCAGGAAGGCCCTTTTCTACACGTCGATAGTTAGCAGGGTTTTCAGCGATACCGTACAGATAAGCAAGTGGCGCGACAAGCTTTTGCTAGTTTACCTTCAGAGGCTAAGCCCCGTCGTTAAAGACGTAAGGGTGCTGCCTGAAACAGCTTTCAGAGCGATAGCTGTAGCTGTGAAACGATCTTCAACGCGCGATCTCTTAAGGCTAGGCATGCACATACTCTCGATGAGGGTTTCCTCAAGGCTTAACACAGTTATTTTTGTCGACGAGGATGTCGATGTTGACTCCCCCGCATCCGTCCTTTCCTCGATAATCCGATACGCGGATCCCGAGAGGGGAGTGTACAGGCTTTCCCACTCTCAGGGGAAGGAGTCCCCGCAGGAAGAAGCTGAGGTTATAATCTTTGCAACCTCATTCTCAGGAGAGCATCTAGCCGAGAGACCGGAAGACGAAGTGGTTCGCCGAGTAGAGAACCTTATCAAGCGGCTACTTTCAGAATCTCGGGTCGAGAAGATCTGA
- a CDS encoding Rab family GTPase — MIKISLCGAGGVGKTSLAKVFTGQGFNPRERLTVGVQHFFTKIYMGGEDRAVAIWDIGGEHRFRLLAPALIRGSQGVVYVFDITREETFLELDKWVEIVKLVLGNVPSVLIGNKADLQPMRTVFRDVAEKYAERNGMLAYFEVSAKNSFDVDKPFILLLQKIVTSRG, encoded by the coding sequence GTGATCAAGATCTCTCTATGCGGTGCTGGGGGTGTCGGGAAAACTAGCTTAGCGAAGGTTTTCACGGGGCAGGGTTTCAACCCCCGGGAAAGGCTGACGGTGGGTGTTCAGCACTTCTTCACCAAGATCTACATGGGTGGTGAAGATAGGGCAGTCGCTATCTGGGATATAGGTGGAGAGCACAGGTTCCGCTTATTGGCACCCGCGCTAATCAGGGGAAGTCAGGGCGTAGTCTATGTTTTCGATATAACCAGAGAGGAGACGTTTCTAGAGCTGGACAAATGGGTAGAGATCGTGAAGCTGGTTTTGGGGAACGTACCCTCGGTTCTTATAGGTAATAAGGCAGACCTGCAGCCGATGAGGACCGTTTTCCGGGACGTTGCCGAGAAGTACGCTGAAAGGAATGGTATGCTCGCATACTTCGAAGTTTCAGCAAAGAATTCATTCGATGTCGATAAACCTTTTATACTGTTACTACAGAAAATAGTTACTTCGAGAGGGTGA
- a CDS encoding winged helix-turn-helix transcriptional regulator: MRAPCEAVSRRLIPRIKSLLVNILYHEYRLTQLQISQLLGVSQSSVSRYLNEQRGTWTGADRPEVLEWLRDAARKLVEGGVDKNAVLCEICRTIRSSRPEILKVAA, from the coding sequence ATGAGGGCTCCTTGCGAAGCTGTCAGCAGGCGTTTAATACCCAGGATCAAGAGCCTGCTAGTGAACATTCTGTACCACGAGTACCGGTTGACACAGCTGCAAATCTCCCAGCTTCTCGGCGTGAGCCAGTCCAGCGTGAGCAGGTACCTCAATGAGCAGAGAGGCACGTGGACGGGTGCAGATAGACCAGAAGTGCTTGAGTGGTTAAGAGATGCAGCTCGAAAACTGGTGGAGGGGGGTGTCGACAAGAACGCTGTGCTCTGCGAGATCTGCAGAACTATCAGATCTTCTCGACCCGAGATTCTGAAAGTAGCCGCTTGA
- a CDS encoding DUF5679 domain-containing protein: protein MSQKVTAYCVKCRKTVDMKNPQQVTLKNGRLAYKGTCPTCGTTVYRFVGRVKQ from the coding sequence GTGAGCCAGAAAGTGACAGCATACTGCGTTAAGTGCCGGAAAACCGTCGATATGAAGAACCCCCAGCAGGTTACTCTGAAGAACGGCAGGCTGGCTTACAAGGGCACGTGCCCCACCTGCGGCACCACGGTCTATAGATTCGTCGGCAGAGTAAAGCAGTAA
- the glmS gene encoding glutamine--fructose-6-phosphate transaminase (isomerizing), with product MCGIVGVVSEKTPVAGIILECLRRLEYRGYDSVGVATLNGEILVLRKGAGKIEAVNARLNFKSMPGTAGIGHTRWATHGPPTDDNAHPHTDCTGRVAVVHNGIIENYAEIKRELVSRGHVFRSDTDTEVIAHLIEEELKGCSEAFEAFKAAVKRLKGSYALAALVSSTPGRIYFARRLSPLLVGLGDGVNFVASDLPAILEYTRKVIILVDGEVGYVTPSSIVLEREGRAVDPTSRISVVDWKPEQARKGGFPHYMIKEIHEQPRAIAETLSGFGEDYLRGARELASSDVIFVAAAGTSFHASLYFALLLTKLAGVRVIPLISSEYEVYANAARPGDTFLAVSQSGETIDTLSALRAFRSRGCRIVSLTNVVGSVIARESDVAIYTKAGPEIGVAATKTFTVQLTALTWIAYLVAAERGEILESEKAEVLERLRRLPDLADSVLAEFSGWAKKLSRDIAQKQSAYYLGRGLALPIALEGALKLKEIAYVHAEGYPAGESKHGPIALVEKDFPVFFVSVERKLERKLAGNIEEMKARGAFTVGILPKDSELSETLNVAATLPTNDELLVPVLGVIPLQLVAYYAAVERGLDPDKPRNLAKTVTVE from the coding sequence ATGTGCGGCATCGTAGGTGTAGTGAGTGAGAAAACTCCCGTGGCGGGTATTATTCTAGAGTGCTTGAGAAGGCTCGAGTACAGGGGTTACGACAGCGTTGGAGTCGCGACTTTGAACGGTGAGATACTAGTCCTGCGTAAAGGGGCGGGGAAGATAGAGGCGGTTAATGCGCGCTTAAACTTTAAGTCGATGCCGGGTACTGCCGGAATTGGCCATACTAGGTGGGCTACCCACGGACCGCCCACCGATGATAACGCACACCCTCACACGGACTGCACGGGTAGGGTAGCAGTCGTCCATAACGGGATTATCGAGAACTACGCCGAAATCAAGCGCGAGCTGGTTTCGCGCGGGCACGTGTTCAGAAGCGATACGGATACAGAGGTTATTGCGCACCTCATAGAGGAGGAGCTTAAAGGCTGTAGTGAGGCCTTCGAGGCTTTTAAAGCCGCTGTGAAGCGTCTTAAGGGGAGCTACGCCCTAGCCGCACTGGTGAGCAGCACCCCTGGAAGGATATACTTCGCGAGGAGGCTCTCCCCTCTGCTCGTGGGCCTGGGGGATGGGGTCAACTTCGTTGCATCGGATCTTCCTGCAATCCTTGAGTACACGCGGAAGGTGATAATCTTAGTAGATGGAGAGGTCGGCTACGTAACCCCAAGCAGCATTGTCCTCGAGCGTGAGGGGAGAGCGGTCGACCCTACCAGCCGAATTTCCGTTGTGGATTGGAAGCCCGAGCAGGCTAGGAAGGGGGGCTTCCCTCATTACATGATAAAGGAGATTCACGAGCAGCCGAGAGCCATCGCCGAGACTCTAAGCGGCTTCGGCGAGGACTACCTGAGAGGGGCTAGGGAGCTAGCCTCCAGCGACGTGATTTTCGTCGCTGCAGCGGGTACTAGCTTTCACGCTTCTCTGTACTTCGCTCTGCTTCTCACCAAGCTCGCTGGAGTGAGAGTTATCCCGCTAATCTCGAGCGAGTACGAGGTCTACGCCAACGCGGCGAGGCCGGGAGATACGTTTCTCGCCGTTTCTCAGAGCGGTGAGACAATAGACACGCTATCGGCTCTCAGAGCCTTCAGAAGCCGGGGCTGCAGGATCGTGTCGCTTACGAACGTAGTAGGCAGCGTAATTGCGAGAGAGAGCGACGTGGCTATATACACGAAAGCAGGACCTGAAATCGGGGTTGCGGCAACCAAAACCTTCACGGTGCAGCTCACTGCGCTAACCTGGATCGCGTATCTCGTAGCCGCCGAGAGGGGAGAAATCCTTGAGAGTGAAAAAGCGGAGGTACTCGAAAGACTCCGACGCCTTCCCGACTTAGCCGATAGCGTACTCGCAGAGTTCAGTGGCTGGGCAAAGAAACTAAGCCGGGATATCGCCCAGAAGCAAAGTGCGTACTACCTGGGGCGCGGACTAGCACTACCAATCGCTCTGGAAGGGGCGCTTAAGCTGAAGGAGATAGCCTACGTTCACGCAGAAGGCTACCCTGCAGGTGAGAGTAAGCACGGCCCTATAGCGCTCGTCGAGAAAGACTTCCCGGTGTTTTTCGTCTCGGTTGAGAGGAAGCTTGAGAGAAAGTTAGCCGGTAACATCGAGGAGATGAAAGCGCGCGGCGCTTTTACAGTCGGTATTCTACCTAAGGATTCGGAGCTTTCCGAAACCCTCAACGTGGCAGCCACGCTACCCACGAATGATGAGCTGCTGGTGCCCGTTCTCGGCGTTATTCCTCTCCAGCTGGTGGCTTACTACGCAGCAGTTGAGAGGGGGCTCGACCCGGATAAGCCCAGAAACCTCGCGAAGACTGTGACGGTGGAGTGA
- a CDS encoding AMP phosphorylase: protein MELLPPSMKLRVVLIPYELPQSLAVVSPDTAARLELRANDRAKISWNGRTVTAFVAVAPGFPEGAVGLYVNVARALGAEEGSEVHVEACEPPVSAKAIRRKLAGARLAPEEIHQLVRDIVEGRLSEVELTALVTSLHFTGMSLEEAKAFTVAMVETGTRLVLNRKPVLDKHSLGGVPGDKTSLLIVPIIASLGYTIPKTSSRAITSPAGTADRMEVLAPVNLSLEEMKRVVEKANGCIVWGGNLNLAPADDIIIRVEYPLGIDPFFVPSILAKKLAVGSTHMVLDIPTGRGTKAPTLEDATRVSRDFLELGSALGLSIEAVATYAEEPIGYAVGPALEAREALEALSTLKPGDLVEKAAAIAGILLEMVGVEQGYEAALRALSSRKAEMKLREIIELQGGDPGVKPSDVPVGDKTLTIYSEDEGLVQYVDNAAIALLGKLAGAPSDKGAGVLLHVKIGQHVRKGDPLMTIYSSSSARIQAVEKSIADGFPVFRVSRTVGRRMLLERYPSAPQRIGLER from the coding sequence ATGGAGTTACTACCCCCCTCCATGAAGCTGAGAGTTGTCCTGATACCCTACGAGCTCCCCCAGAGCCTGGCAGTAGTGAGCCCGGACACCGCTGCGCGCCTCGAGCTGAGAGCCAACGATAGGGCTAAGATCTCGTGGAATGGTAGGACGGTGACCGCTTTCGTGGCTGTAGCCCCCGGCTTTCCCGAGGGGGCTGTAGGCTTATACGTGAACGTGGCTAGAGCTCTGGGCGCCGAGGAGGGTTCTGAAGTTCACGTCGAGGCCTGCGAGCCTCCCGTTTCAGCTAAGGCGATCAGGAGAAAGCTTGCCGGAGCTAGGCTCGCACCAGAGGAGATTCACCAGCTAGTCCGCGACATCGTCGAAGGGAGGTTGAGCGAAGTGGAGCTTACAGCGCTCGTGACTTCGCTTCACTTTACTGGCATGTCCCTGGAGGAGGCCAAGGCGTTCACGGTGGCGATGGTTGAAACCGGCACTAGGCTTGTGCTGAACCGGAAGCCTGTCCTGGATAAGCACAGCTTGGGCGGTGTACCAGGGGATAAGACGAGCCTACTTATAGTTCCGATAATCGCCTCGCTGGGATACACTATACCTAAGACCTCCTCGAGGGCGATCACCTCGCCGGCAGGCACTGCCGACAGAATGGAGGTGCTCGCACCTGTCAACTTATCTTTGGAGGAGATGAAGCGAGTGGTGGAGAAGGCTAATGGCTGTATCGTCTGGGGAGGGAACCTGAACCTCGCTCCTGCCGATGACATCATCATTCGAGTAGAGTACCCTCTCGGCATAGACCCCTTCTTCGTCCCCTCTATTCTGGCGAAGAAGCTGGCAGTCGGCTCTACTCACATGGTTCTAGACATCCCGACCGGCAGGGGGACGAAAGCGCCCACGCTTGAGGATGCTACGAGGGTCTCTCGCGACTTTCTCGAGCTCGGGAGCGCGCTAGGGCTCTCAATAGAGGCTGTCGCCACGTACGCGGAGGAGCCTATCGGTTACGCTGTGGGGCCCGCGCTAGAGGCGCGCGAGGCTTTAGAGGCTCTCTCAACGCTAAAGCCCGGGGACTTGGTCGAGAAGGCTGCCGCGATAGCGGGGATTCTCCTCGAGATGGTGGGCGTCGAGCAGGGATACGAGGCAGCGCTCCGGGCACTATCTTCGAGAAAGGCTGAGATGAAGCTCAGGGAGATAATCGAGCTTCAGGGCGGTGATCCGGGGGTGAAGCCTTCCGACGTGCCTGTCGGCGATAAAACACTCACTATTTACTCGGAGGACGAGGGGCTGGTACAGTACGTCGATAATGCCGCTATCGCGCTGCTAGGCAAGCTTGCTGGCGCGCCGTCCGACAAGGGGGCCGGAGTCCTGCTTCATGTGAAGATAGGGCAGCATGTGAGGAAAGGTGACCCGCTGATGACTATCTATTCCTCGAGCTCGGCCAGGATCCAGGCCGTAGAGAAGTCGATCGCTGACGGCTTCCCGGTCTTCAGGGTCAGCCGCACGGTAGGTAGGAGAATGCTGCTGGAGAGGTATCCCTCAGCGCCCCAGCGGATCGGGCTCGAGAGATAG
- a CDS encoding DUF2153 family protein, translating to MVSEDFVKIFAANLTNWIEAQKNFLNSATLMEKQLEKADRLELVLATRAAFAHIVKTVEAFDKWLQDPFIVGHMPREMLIEIQKSVWETLKKLLELDIKHTSEFRDLILRLAERGQLHPLLFMPREKAGREDRFYISY from the coding sequence ATGGTGTCCGAGGATTTTGTGAAGATATTCGCTGCAAACCTCACGAACTGGATAGAAGCGCAGAAGAACTTCCTCAACTCCGCTACCCTCATGGAGAAGCAGCTTGAGAAGGCGGACCGACTGGAGCTGGTGCTCGCAACTAGAGCTGCTTTCGCCCACATAGTGAAGACTGTTGAGGCTTTTGACAAGTGGCTTCAAGACCCCTTCATCGTGGGACACATGCCGAGGGAGATGCTGATAGAGATACAGAAAAGCGTGTGGGAGACTTTGAAGAAGCTGCTCGAGCTAGACATTAAGCACACGTCAGAGTTCCGGGACTTGATACTGAGGCTTGCTGAGAGAGGGCAGCTGCACCCCCTCCTCTTCATGCCTCGAGAGAAAGCGGGAAGAGAGGATAGATTCTACATAAGCTACTGA
- a CDS encoding pyridoxal phosphate-dependent aminotransferase, whose amino-acid sequence MRLAGSFQLNESVLRLGAEEAFVYLARSLELKRKGVDVVSFGIGQPDFQPPSFVIEEAYKAMREGFNGYGPSLGMPELREAIAEFLSEKYKVDVKPSEVAVTVGAKAAIFIGMLSLLNPGDEVIVPDPSYPLYESVARFVGARPVFLRLHRGNNYKIRYEDVERLLSDKTRMIVLNYPENPVGTTMDRADVEEIVELAAKRGIVVVSDEIYDHFVYEGEHFSTLQTSAWRDCVYYVNGFSKTYGMTGWRLGYVVANEKLIERLSVVANNMYSCPPTFAQVAAARALRYGLSWFKPILEGYLRRRDLIYEKLSRIPGVKVRKPEGAFYIFPDFSEVIESMKLKSERELADRLLYEKGVVALPGTAFPKEGGVGHLRLSFAVSEADIEKGIERIKEWISESVSSKHEITF is encoded by the coding sequence GTGCGCTTAGCAGGCAGCTTTCAGCTAAACGAGAGTGTGCTCCGCCTTGGTGCAGAGGAGGCGTTCGTGTACCTTGCGAGGAGCTTAGAGCTGAAGAGGAAAGGGGTAGATGTGGTATCCTTCGGTATAGGGCAGCCCGATTTTCAGCCTCCCAGCTTTGTTATCGAGGAAGCCTACAAGGCTATGAGGGAAGGTTTCAACGGGTACGGTCCTAGCCTGGGCATGCCTGAGCTGCGCGAAGCTATAGCGGAGTTTTTAAGTGAAAAGTACAAGGTTGACGTTAAGCCTAGCGAGGTTGCCGTGACTGTCGGCGCTAAGGCTGCGATTTTCATCGGCATGCTGTCACTCCTAAATCCTGGGGACGAGGTGATAGTCCCTGATCCAAGCTACCCGCTGTACGAGTCGGTAGCAAGATTCGTCGGCGCTAGGCCCGTGTTCCTGAGGCTTCACAGAGGTAACAACTACAAGATCAGGTACGAGGACGTTGAGCGCCTTCTCTCCGACAAGACCAGGATGATAGTTTTGAACTACCCCGAGAACCCTGTCGGGACGACGATGGACAGGGCTGACGTCGAGGAGATAGTGGAGCTTGCTGCTAAGAGGGGTATCGTGGTCGTCAGCGACGAGATTTACGATCACTTCGTCTACGAGGGTGAGCACTTCTCAACTCTCCAGACTAGCGCTTGGCGAGACTGCGTTTACTACGTGAATGGCTTCTCGAAGACCTACGGGATGACTGGCTGGAGGCTTGGATACGTGGTCGCGAACGAAAAGCTAATCGAGAGACTTTCTGTCGTAGCGAACAACATGTACTCGTGCCCTCCCACCTTTGCTCAGGTAGCGGCTGCGAGAGCGTTAAGGTACGGTCTCTCCTGGTTTAAGCCGATACTGGAAGGTTACTTGAGGAGAAGGGATCTGATATACGAGAAGCTCAGCCGGATTCCAGGGGTCAAGGTCAGGAAGCCTGAGGGAGCTTTCTACATATTCCCTGACTTCAGTGAAGTGATAGAGTCGATGAAGCTGAAAAGCGAGAGGGAGCTCGCCGACCGCCTGCTATACGAGAAAGGTGTTGTCGCGCTGCCTGGTACTGCTTTCCCGAAAGAGGGTGGAGTGGGGCACCTGCGGTTGTCGTTTGCTGTTAGCGAGGCAGATATAGAGAAGGGTATTGAGAGAATAAAAGAGTGGATCAGCGAGAGCGTGAGCTCTAAGCACGAGATTACTTTTTAA
- a CDS encoding MoaD/ThiS family protein: MSVKVVYYGYLSDLAGTRENVVSVRDGASVRVRELIAERVIKLGESSLIILVNDTPSTLEALVKAGDTVKVLPHVGGG, from the coding sequence ATGAGCGTTAAGGTAGTGTACTACGGCTACCTCTCCGACTTAGCCGGCACTCGAGAAAACGTAGTTAGCGTTAGAGACGGGGCCTCGGTGCGCGTGCGCGAACTGATAGCCGAGAGAGTAATCAAGCTCGGCGAGAGCTCCCTGATAATCCTGGTGAACGACACCCCTTCCACGCTGGAGGCTCTCGTGAAAGCGGGCGATACTGTTAAGGTCTTGCCTCACGTCGGGGGAGGATGA
- a CDS encoding aldehyde ferredoxin oxidoreductase family protein has translation MKGWTGRILWIDLSSRKIQIQEYSGDFARRYVGGRGFAARILWDHVPAGTDPLSPQNLLVFAAGPLTGLPGPSTGKLVVATKSPLTHGYGDGNIGTRAAVGMRRAGFDAVVVKGRAEKPVYLYVEDGKAEVLSAEDLWGLDAFSAERKLLEKHGKAAGALVIGPAGERLVAYATVISQEGRSGGRVGVGAVMGSKNLKAVVFNGREGVEVADEGALRRLAADSYREIKRRPQYGFWMRQGTMMTIQWSQENSVLPTFNFSEGVFEESGSIDGYAMEKVKKGQRGCPNCNMACGNYVLDDEGEVSELDYENVAMLGSNLGIGDLAKVARLNRLADMWGVDTINLGAVLSYAVEASQNGLLGERIEWGDFDQILALARDIVERSGVGDVLARGLLEASSKLGGSEYAMHVKGLSISAYDCHAAPGMALSYGVSPIGAHHKDAWIISWEVAHGRFEYSRGKAARIIELQRIRGGIFETLVACRLPWVEVGLELDWYMRIFNAVTGLSWSLSDHFQVADRIYNLIRAFWVREYTAEGREWSRVLDHPPAKWFKKPLTAGPLRGARLDPVKYDELLGYYYSMRGWDFRGVPRASTLEALGLADVKSDLEKYIRLTP, from the coding sequence ATGAAGGGATGGACAGGTAGGATTCTCTGGATTGACCTTTCTTCCCGGAAGATCCAGATTCAGGAGTACTCTGGGGATTTCGCGCGCAGGTATGTAGGGGGGAGAGGTTTCGCCGCAAGGATTTTGTGGGACCACGTACCAGCAGGGACAGACCCGCTCTCACCCCAGAACCTTCTGGTTTTCGCAGCAGGACCACTGACAGGGCTGCCCGGCCCCAGCACCGGTAAGCTTGTAGTAGCGACGAAGAGCCCTCTCACGCACGGCTACGGGGACGGGAACATCGGTACACGTGCAGCAGTCGGGATGAGGCGCGCGGGATTTGATGCTGTCGTAGTTAAAGGTAGAGCGGAGAAGCCTGTCTACCTGTACGTTGAGGACGGGAAAGCCGAGGTACTTAGCGCAGAGGACTTGTGGGGTCTCGACGCGTTTTCCGCTGAGAGAAAGCTGCTTGAGAAACACGGTAAAGCAGCGGGAGCCCTCGTTATAGGTCCAGCGGGTGAGAGGCTAGTTGCTTACGCCACAGTGATCTCGCAGGAGGGGCGTAGCGGCGGAAGAGTGGGAGTAGGCGCAGTGATGGGTAGCAAGAACTTGAAAGCTGTGGTGTTCAATGGTAGGGAGGGAGTAGAGGTAGCTGATGAAGGAGCATTGAGACGCTTGGCAGCAGACTCCTACAGGGAGATTAAGCGGAGACCTCAGTACGGTTTCTGGATGAGGCAGGGAACAATGATGACGATTCAGTGGTCTCAGGAGAATAGCGTTCTCCCAACGTTTAACTTCAGCGAGGGGGTGTTCGAGGAAAGCGGCTCGATCGACGGCTACGCGATGGAGAAGGTGAAGAAAGGGCAGAGGGGTTGCCCCAACTGCAACATGGCGTGCGGAAACTACGTCCTCGACGACGAGGGAGAGGTGTCCGAGCTGGACTACGAGAACGTGGCGATGCTGGGCTCGAACCTGGGCATAGGGGACCTCGCGAAAGTAGCGAGGCTGAACAGGCTTGCAGACATGTGGGGTGTAGACACCATTAACTTAGGAGCGGTGCTCAGCTACGCTGTGGAGGCTTCGCAGAACGGTCTGCTGGGTGAGCGGATTGAGTGGGGTGATTTCGACCAGATTCTCGCGCTTGCACGCGATATTGTGGAGAGAAGCGGAGTCGGCGATGTTCTTGCTCGAGGCCTTCTCGAAGCTTCCTCCAAGCTCGGGGGGTCCGAGTACGCGATGCACGTAAAGGGGTTAAGCATCTCCGCTTACGACTGCCATGCTGCCCCCGGCATGGCACTGTCTTACGGTGTAAGCCCCATTGGTGCTCACCACAAGGATGCATGGATCATTTCCTGGGAGGTTGCCCACGGCCGGTTCGAGTACAGCCGAGGAAAAGCCGCGCGCATAATCGAGCTTCAGAGGATCAGGGGAGGAATATTCGAGACCCTTGTGGCCTGCAGGCTGCCCTGGGTCGAAGTCGGACTAGAGCTCGACTGGTATATGAGAATTTTCAATGCGGTCACAGGCTTAAGCTGGAGCCTATCCGACCACTTCCAAGTTGCTGACAGGATCTATAACCTGATCAGAGCCTTCTGGGTCAGGGAGTATACTGCTGAGGGGCGGGAGTGGTCTAGAGTTTTAGACCACCCACCTGCAAAGTGGTTCAAGAAACCGCTTACAGCAGGCCCGCTGAGGGGCGCCCGGCTAGACCCGGTAAAGTATGATGAGCTTCTCGGCTACTACTACAGCATGAGGGGCTGGGACTTCAGGGGTGTTCCGCGCGCCTCCACACTGGAAGCTCTGGGCTTAGCGGACGTGAAGAGTGATCTTGAAAAGTACATCCGGCTGACACCGTAA
- a CDS encoding NDP-sugar synthase codes for MKLVVLAGGRDEKMKPLSEGYPKALLHLAGRPLCSYALLNPLELVSRAALVVSEGMEDVAGFLSERGLSGRATVLLQRGEGVEAALLTAEEWVGSDDWFMLAYGDIVAPPEAYRLLLEAHSENESPSALVVPVPQIKSYGAAAVAGGRVITFSERRGEGGGYAVGGAFVLPRHVFRLVERYGSFFEALNTLVEKQGVAAALWTGDWVAVDYPWDLISAAYIVLNTPYSMISPEAKVSPTAVIEGSVIIERGAVVDHFAVIKGPAYIGKNAFIGKGAFIREYTLIEKGAVVGAFAEVKRSVLQPEATVGSYSLIVDSVLGPRSVAEPRVTVISSLKEEEDVIRELPLQGVLQRKRKLGVFVAPGARLRAGSLVGPAALVHRNGVLDTLRAQS; via the coding sequence ATGAAGCTCGTGGTTCTAGCCGGGGGGAGAGACGAGAAGATGAAACCGCTCTCGGAGGGCTACCCCAAGGCACTTCTCCATCTGGCCGGGAGACCTCTTTGCTCCTACGCACTGCTGAATCCGCTAGAGCTGGTTAGCAGAGCTGCTCTAGTGGTCTCTGAGGGGATGGAGGATGTGGCAGGATTCCTCTCCGAGAGAGGGCTTTCCGGCAGGGCCACCGTTCTCCTGCAGCGCGGCGAAGGCGTTGAGGCAGCGCTGCTGACAGCGGAAGAGTGGGTGGGCAGCGATGACTGGTTTATGCTGGCGTACGGGGATATCGTCGCACCACCTGAAGCCTACAGGCTGCTTCTCGAAGCTCACAGTGAGAATGAAAGCCCTTCAGCATTAGTTGTCCCTGTGCCTCAGATCAAGTCTTACGGTGCTGCAGCAGTGGCGGGCGGCCGCGTCATCACGTTCTCTGAAAGGCGCGGGGAGGGAGGTGGCTACGCGGTTGGGGGAGCTTTCGTTCTTCCTAGGCATGTTTTCAGGCTTGTGGAGCGGTATGGCTCCTTCTTCGAGGCGCTGAACACGCTCGTAGAGAAGCAAGGAGTTGCAGCAGCGCTCTGGACTGGTGATTGGGTCGCGGTAGACTACCCATGGGATTTGATCTCCGCCGCGTACATCGTACTCAACACACCGTACTCGATGATAAGCCCTGAAGCTAAAGTGTCCCCTACAGCCGTCATCGAAGGGAGCGTGATAATAGAGAGGGGTGCCGTAGTGGACCACTTCGCGGTTATAAAGGGACCCGCCTACATCGGCAAGAATGCTTTCATTGGCAAGGGGGCTTTTATTCGCGAATACACTCTCATTGAGAAGGGTGCCGTGGTAGGCGCTTTCGCCGAAGTTAAGCGCAGCGTTCTCCAGCCTGAAGCCACTGTGGGTAGCTATTCGCTGATAGTGGATAGCGTTCTAGGTCCTCGCAGCGTAGCTGAGCCGAGGGTGACTGTGATAAGCTCGCTTAAGGAGGAGGAAGATGTTATTCGAGAGCTTCCTCTCCAGGGGGTCCTCCAAAGGAAGAGAAAGCTCGGCGTGTTCGTCGCTCCTGGAGCTAGACTACGAGCAGGCTCGCTGGTGGGCCCAGCCGCTTTAGTTCACAGAAACGGAGTATTGGATACGCTCCGGGCTCAGTCTTAG